The genomic region CCGCCGCGGAGATGTCGTAACGGTCCAGCCAGTCCATGATCTTCTGGTAACGTCGAATGCGCCCAGTCCGGAGCCGCGAGCGAAAGCTCCGGATGCTTGCGCATCAGCTTCAGGAAATTCTTAGTCGAACGCGGAGCCTTCTCCTGGTCGGACACTTCCGGTGGGTGGGTCTTGTGTGACGGAAACGGCGGTGCGGCTGAAGCTGATCTTGGCCCCCAGCCGGTACAGCCGGTAGCCCATCTCGATGTCCTCCCAGCCGAAGCCGGAGTTGGCGTCAAGGCTGTAGGAAAAGGCTTCGTCGAACAGCCGGCTCGCCAAGCTTGTCCAGGAATTCCGAGGTGATCGAGAAGTTTCGGGTCACCGTGTTGACGAAGGCGGTCGGCTCCACGTTGGAACTGCAGCCGCATTTCCTTCAGCGCCTTGTCGGGCGCCGCCGCGAAGGCTCCGTGGAGCGCTTGGATGTCGCGGCCCTGGCCCTCGATCCCCATCGGACCGATGCAGACGTTCCGCCTCCGGCGTCGTCGTGCGCGGCGACATGCCGAAGAGACAAAATTGGGACTGAGGCAGCAGTCCGCGTCGACCACGCACAGGATACGCCCGGAAGCCGCCAGCAGCCCCTTGTTGCGGCACCCGCAATTCCCCACGTTCCGGTCGTTGCGGATCAGCGGATGGTCAGATTCTCGTCGCCCAGCTTCTCGGACGCCAGCTTCACGACATGTCCGGGGAACCATCCGTTGAGCAATCGTCAACAATGATGATCTCGATGGACCCCTTAAAATCCTGTCGCTTTATCGAAGAAAATAATCCCACAAAGAAGCCGACTTGTTGAGTACGGCTGACACAATCGAAAAATCCGCGGCCATCTTCACACCTGAGCAGAAAAACCGTTAACGCGAGCCTGCACTTCCTCAAATTCTTTCTTTATATTCGATATAGAAATGTTATCATTTTTATTTGCAGAATATGCCTTCTGATACAGCACATTTCCGCTGTGATTTTTTACAATCACACTCCAAATTATATTTGGATCTTTCTTTTCAACTTTAAATTCGACGACGCCTACCGCATCTATATTGATGTACACTCGTTTGTTAATTTAATAAGTGCCATTTTACACCTTGCCAATGCCGTCCGCGCGCTCGCAACCTCCGGTACGGTTACGTCGATCTTCTTGATATTTGATTAAGAATTCCCAACCGCGCCGATCGGCCTCAGACGCTCGG from Azospirillum sp. TSH58 harbors:
- a CDS encoding glycosyltransferase, whose product is MGLFSSIKRQDFKGSIEIIIVDDCSTDGSPDMS